One Geothermobacter hydrogeniphilus genomic window, GTGCGGCCCGGCCTTTTGAAACTCAAAATCAACGTGGGTTACTCAACCCAGAAAAACATTATTGTTCCTCGCCCGGTTGGCGAGAATCGTCGGATCGACCACCTCACCACAGGAGCAGCATTTCCAGGCGTCGAAGGAACGAACAAAATCGTAATACTTCTCAGCGTACATGCGTCCACGGCATTTCGGGCATTTCATGGCGTCTCCTCCTTGTTCAATGGTTTGATCAAATCCTTGACAGGATGTTTTCTTTCCCTTGTGCCATCGAACTATTTCACAGGACGTGCCAGACTTGAAAAAATAAAATGACTTTTTTGGTAATGTTTCTCCAGAAATTTTTTTCTCTTTATTTTTCAGCAACTTCTAAGATCAAAATAATGCTGAATTTTTTCTTAATACTGCAGGACCGATACCGGGAACTCTCTGAAGTCCATTGAAGTTACGGAAATCGCCATATTTTTGACGATTCTGAATGATCCGCCGGGCCAAACCGGGCCCCACGCCCGACAAAAAACACCAATCCGATTCTGTCATGCGGTCAGGATGAAGCGGTATCCGTAGAACAACCCGCTGTGCCGCAGGCATCCAATGCCTCACAAGAACCTGTTTTTGCGCCTGATTCCCTGTAAATTCAAGGCATTCACCACTTCTGATCGGCATGCTCCGCAAC contains:
- a CDS encoding ComEA family DNA-binding protein; this translates as MGLLLLVLTAASFYRGPLLHRGTPSFVFDHNKLLISLGKGFHSPGVHQFSDASDALSVILMTDSPENRSRLARALRSMPIRSGECLEFTGNQAQKQVLVRHWMPAAQRVVLRIPLHPDRMTESDWCFLSGVGPGLARRIIQNRQKYGDFRNFNGLQRVPGIGPAVLRKNSALF